A genome region from Triticum aestivum cultivar Chinese Spring chromosome 2B, IWGSC CS RefSeq v2.1, whole genome shotgun sequence includes the following:
- the LOC123038809 gene encoding protein PAIR1 (The sequence of the model RefSeq protein was modified relative to this genomic sequence to represent the inferred CDS: added 29 bases not found in genome assembly), producing MAPSNGPYNLGWFSCHRLDESAASRLQSSLRFKLSFLVLRSAPPRRPAIAAASPGKGREEEPMKRGTNSACDLRAVSLPQPRSGGGRAGAPPASSSAASAAGNPPQAAPSQQQQAFSLPRPKLPRLPESEAFVDQTLHRPTPARHQGFGLHDDSSERMPPFPPTSASRAQEEPQQQQPVIIPRSTTLRWNPSPTDTRCRVNDDAECRFQQLSGSVHKVGMVLDSVQTDVIQLNRTMKDASVESGGVQQKFDLLEDTLQKIIKGQNDLKVLAENSMKSNSDQLNVLNSRTSKLNEMSLVVSVCPKQVQADLRELHGDIFRVLTKDMEGVVRDIRSLNTRPAAMPMLPLKDKNFSPNKRLQRNQVVAKGIPLMNGVSVANRRPTMNQTPVANGRPLMNQTPVKNGSPMIINQAPLGGGRSQLKQTPVTPQRDLTPEINGRPQKDRIPVADGSPHMEQIPPTKPLPARSTYATRASVLKPKVEQGMVKAAHMVGTNYRLAPAQKEKLNQKVNPQEPTKKEPVKIIIGSDNDSKWCTTRAILNMEPADLMKEVGSESGPPLVWGVRKMRTSSETLPIDAATLLPGEGEKRRRGPGRDAQKGEAVHAVEAAPAKRAHRFNPKYDATCGSPTEAAREATSAPGTLIK from the exons ATGGCTCCATCCAACGGTCCATATAATCTCGGCTGGTTTTCGTGCCACCGACTAGACGAGTCAGCAGCATCAAGGCTGCAATCCTCCCTCAGGTTCAAATTATCCTTCCTGGTGCTCCGCtccgctcctcctcgccggccggccatcgccgccgcctcgccggggaAGGGAAGGGAGGAGGAGCCGATGAAGCGCGGGACCAACAGCGCGTGCGACCTCCGCGCCGTCTCTCTCCCCCAGCCCCG GAGCGGCGGCGGGAGGGCCGGCGCGCCCCCTGCTTCCTCCtccgcggcgtcggcggcggggaatCCGCCCCAGGCggcgccgtcgcagcagcagcagGCCTTCTCGCTCCCGCGCCCGAAGCTGCCGCGGCTCCCGGAGTCGGAGGCCTTCGTCGACCAGACCC GGATTTGGCTTGCATGATGACTCGTCGGAGAGGATGCCTCCATTTCCTCCCACTTCAGCGTCTCGTGCACAAGAAGAACCCCAGCAGCAGCAACCTGTGATCATTCCCAGAAGCACTACCCTGCGCTGGAACCCCTCTCCTACAGACACTAGAT GTCGGGTTAACGACGACGCTGAGTGCAGGTTTCAGCAGCTGTCAGGTTCAGTACACAAGGTGGGGATGGTATTGGACTCGGTACAAACTGATGTTATTCAGTTAAACAGAACCATGAAGGACGCATCAGTTGAAT CTGGTGGTGTGCAGCAGAAGTTTGATCTCCTAGAGGATACACTTCAGAAAATT ATTAAAGGACAAAATGATCTCAAAGTACTTGCTGAAAACAGCATGAAAAGCAACTCTGATCAGCTGAATGTTCTCAACTCTCGCACCAGCAAATTGAATGAGATGTCTTTGGTCGTTTCAGTCTGCCCAAAACAAGTGCAAGCAGATTTAAGGGAGCTGCATGGTGACATCTTCAGGGTTCTTACAAAGGACATGGAG GGGGTTGTTAGAGATATCAGGTCTCTGAATACTAGGCCTGCTGCAATGCCGATGCTGCCA CTGAAGGACAAGAACTTCTCCCCCAATAAAAGACTACAGAGAAACCAAGTGGTGGCAAAAGGAATTCCCCTGATGAACGGAGTGTCTGTAGCGAATAGAAGACCTACAATGAACCAGACACCAGTAGCAAATGGACGACCCCTGATGAACCAAACACCAGTGAAAAATGGAAGCCCCATGATCATCAACCAGGCTCCATTAGGAGGTGGAAGGTCCCAGCTGAAACAAACACCAGTTACACCCCAGAGGGATCTAACACCAGAGATAAATGGAAGGCCCCAGAAGGACCGAATACCAGTAGCAGATGGAAGTCCCCATATGGAACAAATTCCGCCAACAAAACC CCTTCCTGCACGTTCCACTTATGCTACGAGGGCGTCAGTTCTGAAGCCAAAGGTAGAACAGGGTATGGTAAAAGCAGCTCACATGGTTGGTACAAACTACAGGCTAGCACCTGCACAGAAAGAGAAGTTGAATCAAAAGGTCAATCCCCAAGAGCCAACTAAGAAG GAACCAGTTAAAATAATCATCGGTTCAGATAATGACAGTAAATGGTGCACTACCCGTGCGATTCTCAACATGGAACCAG CTGACCTGATGAAGGAAGTCGGCAGCGAGTCTGGCCCACCGCTTGTGTGGGGGGTGAGGAAGATGAGGACGAGCAGCGAGACGCTGCCCATTGATGCGGCCACCTTGCTGCCAGGAGAAGGGGAGAAGAGGAGGCGGGGACCTGGACGAGACGCACAGAAGGGCGAGGCTGTTCATGCGGTTGAAGCCGCTCCAGCAAAGCGGGCTCACCGGTTCAACCCCAAGTACGACGCGACCTGTGGATCACCTACTGAGGCGGCCCGAGAAGCCACGTCGGCGCCGGGCACACTGATAAAATGA
- the LOC123040063 gene encoding 7-deoxyloganetin glucosyltransferase — protein sequence MGATTTSKKPHAVFVPFPAQGHITPMMKLAKIFHCKGFHVTFVNTEYNHRRLVRSRGPDAVAGLSDFRFATIPDGLPPSDADATQDIPSLCNSIMTTCLLPHLKNLLHDLNSAAEVPQVTCVVADGVMSFSMDAVVELGVPCVLFWTASVCGFMGYRNFQFLLDEGLTPLKDEEQVKNGYLDTPVAHARGMSKHMRLRDFSSFIRTTDHGDVMFNFLKHEVEQSDRAAAVILNTFHELEQTALDAMCSILPLPVYTIGPLNFLTEQLVSEGDVGDRLATIRPSLWREDRSCLEWLRGREPRSVVYVNYGSITTMSGQELVEFAWGLANCGYDFLWIVRNDLVKGDTAMLPPEFLEATKGRCLLASWCEQEAVLWHEAVGAFLTHCGWNSMMEGLSAGVPMLCWPFFAEQQTNSRYACVEWGVGMEVGDDVRREVVEARIREVMGGEGVGREMRRKAAEWSEIAVRATTQPGGRSLANLESMFKDVLLTATKNAG from the exons ATGGGTGCTACTACCACGAGCAAGAAGCCCCATGCTGTGTTCGTGCCGTTCCCGGCTCAGGGGCACATCACGCCGATGATGAAGCTGGCAAAGATCTTTCACTGCAAGGGCTTCCACGTCACCTTCGTCAACACCGAATATAATCACCGCCGTCTGGTCCGCTCCCGCGGTCCTGACGCCGTGGCAGGCCTTTCGGACTTCCGCTTCGCCACCATTCCTGACGGTTTGCCCCCGTCCGATGCCGACGCCACGCAGGACATACCATCCCTCTGCAATTCCATCATGACCACCTGCCTCCTCCCCCACCTAAAGAACCTACTCCACGACCTCAACAGTGCAGCTGAGGTGCCACAGGTGACATGTGTCGTGGCGGATGGCGTCATGAGCTTTAGCATGGATGCCGTGGTGGAACTCGGCGTGCCGTGTGTGTTGTTCTGGACTGCTAGTGTCTGCGGTTTCATGGGCTACCGCAACTTCCAGTTCCTCCTAGACGAGGGCCTCACCCCTCTCAAAG ACGAAGAGCAAGTGAAGAACGGGTACTTGGACACGCCGGTGGCACACGCACGTGGGATGAGCAAGCACATGCGTCTCCGAGACTTCTCATCCTTCATCCGTACGACGGACCATGGCGACGTGATGTTCAACTTCCTCAAGCATGAGGTCGAGCAGTCGGACCGTGCGGCCGCTGTCATCCTCAACACCTTTCACGAGCTTGAGCAGACGGCTCTGGACGCCATGTGTTCCATCCTCCCTCTGCCAGTCTACACCATCGGCCCACTTAACTTCCTCACTGAGCAGCTGGTTTCGGAAGGCGATGTTGGTGACAGGCTCGCCACCATACGCCCCAGCCTGTGGAGAGAAGACCGGTCCTGCCTCGAATGGCTCCGGGGTAGGGAGCCTCGATCCGTGGTGTATGTCAACTACGGAAGCATAACCACCATGTCCGGGCAGGAGCTGGTGGAGTTTGCGTGGGGGCTTGCCAACTGCGGCTACGACTTCCTGTGGATCGTGAGGAATGACCTGGTAAAGGGCGATACAGCCATGCTGCCTCCTGAGTTCCTGGAGGCGACCAAGGGCAGGTGCCTTCTTGCGAGCTGGTGCGAGCAGGAGGCGGTGTTGTGGCACGAGGCAGTGGGCGCCTTCTTGacgcactgcgggtggaactcgATGATGGAGGGCCTTAGTGCCGGGGTGCCAATGTTGTGCTGGCCCTTCTTCGCCGAGCAGCAAACCAATTCCCGTTACGCGTGTGTGGAGTGGGGCGTTGGGATGGAAGTTGGCGATGATGTGCGCCGGGAGGTGGTCGAGGCGAGGATACGGGAGGTGATGGGAGGAGAAGGGGTGGGAAGAGAAATGAGGCGGAAGGCGGCGGAGTGGAGCGAGATAGCCGTTCGTGCGACGACACAACCTGGTGGTAGGTCGTTGGCCAACCTTGAGAGTATGTTCAAGGATGTACTATTGACCGCCACTAAGAATGCTGGGTAG
- the LOC123040064 gene encoding 7-deoxyloganetin glucosyltransferase — translation MSAFPGDDMGATLADEKPHVVCVPFPSQGHITPMMKLAKVLHRKGFHITFVNTEYNQRRLVRSHGPDAITGLPDFRIATIPDGMPLSDADATQDPESLCYSTMTTCLPHLKNLLHDLNNKSGTPLVRCVVADGLMSLSVDAAVEIGVPCALFWTASACGYMGYHNFRFLIDEGLTPLKDKEQVTNGYMDTPVTHACGMSKHMRLRDFPSFIRTTTRGDVLLNFMIHQLEQSSRATAIIVNTFDELEQPALDAMCTMLPLPIYTIGPLNFLTEQLVPNGDGSDTLAAICPNLWREDRSCLEWLQGREPQSVVYINFGSITTMSSQELLEFAWGLANCGYDFLWIVRNDLVKGDVAMLPPEFLEVTKGRCLLASWCDQEAVLHHEAVGAFLMHCGWNSMMEGLSAGVPILCWPFFAEQQTNSRYACVEWGVGMEVGKDVRREVVEARIREVMGVGEVGREMRRKAVEWSKIAVRATAQPGGRSLANLSSLLEDILLSAVENAG, via the exons ATGTCTGCCTTTCCGGGCGACGACATGGGTGCTACATTGGCCGATGAGAAGCCCCACGTGGTGTGCGTGCCTTTCCCGTCGCAGGGGCACATAACGCCGATGATGAAGCTGGCTAAGGTCCTTCACCGCAAGGGCTTCCACATCACCTTCGTCAACACTGAGTACAACCAACGCCGCCTCGTCCGCTCCCACGGCCCTGACGCCATAACCGGCCTCCCGGACTTCCGCATCGCCACCATTCCGGACGGCATGCCCTTGTCTGACGCCGATGCCACGCAAGACCCGGAATCCCTTTGCTATTCCACCATGACCACCTGCCTCCCCCACCTCAAGAACCTGCTCCATGACCTCAACAATAAATCCGGGACGCCGCTGGTAAGGTGCGTCGTGGCGGATGGCCTCATGAGCCTTAGCGTTGATGCTGCGGTGGAGATCGGCGTTCCTTGCGCGCTGTTCTGGACTGCCAGCGCCTGCGGCTACATGGGCTACCACAACTTTAGGTTTCTCATAGATGAGGGCCTTACTCCTCTCAAAG ATAAAGAGCAGGTGACAAACGGGTACATGGACACGCCCGTGACACATGCTTGTGGTATGAGCAAGCACATGCGTCTCCGAGACTTCCCGTCTTTCATCCGCACCACGACCCGGGGCGACGTCCTGCTCAACTTCATGATACACCAGCTAGAGCAGTCCAGCCGCGCGACCGCCATTATTGTTAACACCTTTGACGAGCTAGAGCAGCCGGCATTGGACGCTATGTGCACCATGCTTCCCCTACCAATCTACACTATCGGCCCGCTAAACTTCCTCACCGAGCAGCTGGTCCCCAATGGTGACGGCAGCGATACACTCGCCGCGATATGCCCCAACCTCTGGAGAGAAGACCGGTCTTGCCTTGAGTGGCTACAAGGCAGGGAGCCTCAGTCCGTGGTGTACATCAACTTTGGTAGCATCACCACCATGTCCAGCCAAGAGCTCCTGGAGTTCGCATGGGGGCTGGCCAACTGCGGCTATGACTTCCTGTGGATCGTGAGAAATGACCTCGTAAAGGGCGATGTCGCCATGCTGCCTCCCGAGTTCCTTGAGGTGACAAAGGGCAGGTGCCTCCTGGCGAGCTGGTGCGACCAGGAGGCGGTGCTGCATCACGAGGCGGTGGGCGCGTTCCTGATGCACTGTGGGTGGAACTCCATGATGGAGGGGCTCAGTGCAGGGGTGCCAATATTGTGTTGGCCCTTCTTCGCGGAGCAGCAAACCAATTCCCGCTACGCGTGCGTGGAGTGGGGCGTCGGGATGGAGGTTGGCAAGGACGTGCGCCGAGAGGTGGTCGAGGCAAGGATACGAGAAGTGATGGGAGTAGGAGAGGTAGGGAGGGAGATGAGGCGGAAGGCGGTGGAGTGGAGCAAGATTGCCGTTCGCGCAACCGCACAACCGGGTGGTAGGTCGTTGGCCAACCTCTCGAGTCTGCTCGAGGATATACTATTGAGTGCGGTTGAAAATGCTGGGTAG